A stretch of DNA from Maridesulfovibrio sp.:
TGGCCGCCATCGGTTGCTACTTTCTGCGTGTAAGTGCGATCAGAAGTCTGATCGTCCTTGCAACAGGAGTATGTCTTGCCGTTGTATCCCTCGCCCTGCTGGGACAGGGATCGTTTACCTATTCTCCAGGTACCATAGTTGGAATCAGCTGGGATTCCCTCGTCACCCTGGCGGATTTTGCCCTGCTTTTCGTAATGCTCTATTACGCATTCAAACTCAAAAACCAGTTGATCAAGGTATTCGTCATACTCCAGATCATTCCGCTGGCAGCGTTTGAACTCTTCATCGTAGACCATGCAGTAGAGACCCCCGCAATTTTTGCGGACAGTCTTTCCCTGATCATGGTAGCGGTGATCTCCGTAATCGGGTCTTTGATCTGCATTTTCGCAATCCCCTACATGAAAGAACATGAAGAACACCTGCACCTGGTCAAATCACGCCAGCCGCAATTCTTCTTCTACCTCGTCCTGTTCCTCGGAGCAATGAACGGACTGGTTCTTTCCAACAACATTCTCTGGCTCTACTTCTTCTTTGAAGTAACCACTTTCTGCTCCTTCATGCTCATCGGGCATGACCAGACCGCAATCGCAGTCAAAAACGCCACCCGCGCTCTGTGGATGAACGCTCTCGGCGGCGTGGCTTTTGTCTTCGGAATGATCTGGGCCTATTCGGTAACAGGTTCTCTCGACCTGCAGGTTATCATCCATTCCGGACCCATGGGCGGCGCAATGATCGGCGCTCTTTCCCTGCTCTGTCTCGCCGGGTTCACGAAAGCCGCCCAGGCACCGTTCCAGAGCTGGCTGCTCGGCGCCATGGTCGCCCCGACTCCGGTTTCGGCACTGCTGCACTCATCAACAATGGTCAAGGCCGGCGTATATATCGTCCTGCGTCTTGCCCCTGCCTATGCCGGAACATTCCTCAGCCAGGGAGTAGCCCTGTGCGGAGCCTTCACCTTCCTGGCATGTGCTGCTATCGCCATCAGCCAGAGCAACGGTAAAAAAATCCTTGCCTACTCGACTATCAGTAACCTCGGTCTGATAATCTGCTGTGCAGGACTCAACTCTCCCTGGGCTCTGACTGCGGCAATCATCCTGATTATCTTCCACGCAGCCTCCAAGGCTCTGCTCTTCCTGTGTGTAGGCACAATCGAACACGGCATCGGCAGCCGCGATGTTGAAGACATGCACGGGCTTTATCTCAAGATGCCCCGTACCGCTGTCATCACCATCATCGGTGTTCTGACAATGCTGCTGCCCCCATTCGGTGTTCTGCTCGGAAAATGGATGGCCATAGAATCGGCCTCCGGCGATATGTTCGTCATCACCATGCTCGCACTCGGCAGCGCCGTTTCGCTGGTATTCTGGGCTCGCTGGGCCGGAATCCTGCTGACCGCCCCCCTGCGCGACAAGGTTCCCGCAGAAAACCAGAATATACTGACCAAGGTCACCCTTACCGCACTTGCCGGTATTGCTGTTGTCCTGTCGCTGTTCTCTCCTGTCATCTACACCAGCCTCATTGAACCGATGATCGGCAAAACCTTCGATATCACTATCGGCGTATTCGCTTCGCCCATGGGAGTTTTCGCGGTCTATCCGATCTTCGTGATTCTCGCTGCGGCCTTTATCTATTCCTGGATTGAAACAAAGAAGGCAGCCAATGCCAAGTCTTCCCAGACTTACATGTGCGGCGCCAACGTTTCCGATCCCAAGGAACAGGCATTTATCGGTCCCATGAACGGACCCGTAACCATCAAGGCTGGAAACTACTACATGAAAGAGTTCTTCGGAGAAGAAAAACTCACCCTGTGGGTCAACTTTACCGCTCTGGCACTCATCGTACTCATGATGGGAGGGGCTCTGTAATGAAAACTTTGATTCTCATGATTATCGGCATCGTTATAGCTCCCATTCTGGGCGGCCTCATCTCCGGTATTGACCGTCGGGTAACCGCGCGGCTGCAATCCCGTTTTGGCCCCCCGATACTGCAGCCTTTCTACGATGTAGCCAAACTGTTCGGCAAAGATAAGGTCATCAACAACTTCTGGCAGGTTTTCTGTGCCTGGATTTATCTTATCGCCGCCGCCCTGTCCGTGGGCCTGCTCTTCGCTCAGAGCGACCTGCTCCTGGTCTTCTTTGTCCAGGCAATCGGCGCGGTATTCCTGGTCATGGGCGGTCTTTCGACTCCTTCGCCCTACAGCCAGGTCGGCGCACAGCGTGAGCTGATTCAGGTCCTGACCTACGAACCGCTCATCATTCTGGTCTTCGCCTCCATTTTCATGGTTACCGGAAGCTTCAGAATTGATGCGATACTGGCCTACAAGCAGCCCCTGCTGGTCCAGTTGCCGCTCATGTTCGTTGTCATCGGTTACGCCCTGACCATCAAGCTGAGAAAATCCCCCTTTGACTTCTCCACTTCCCACCACGGGCATCAGGAACTGGTCAAAGGTCTGCTGACCGAATTCTCCGGTCCTTACCTCGGCCTTGTCGAACTCGGCCACTGGTATGAAACCATATTCATTCTCGGCATCTGTGCCCTGTTCTGGCACACCAGCCTGGTAGGTTGCGTACTCCTGCTCGCTTCCACCTACTTCGCAGAGCTGATCATCGACAACACTATGGCGCGCATGACCTGGCGCTGGATGCTGAAATACGTATGGAGCATCGGTCTGGCCATGTCTTTCGTCAACCTCATCTGGCTGTACGCAGGTTAAGCTTATGTTCAAGAAATTCATTGAAAATTCACGCGCCAAATCCCCGTGGATCATGCACTTTGACTGCGGGAGCTGCAACGGCTGCGATATCGAAGTTCTGGCATGCCTGACACCGCTGTACGACGTCGAACGTTTCGGCATTGTCAACGTGGGCAACCCCAAACACGCGGACGTATTGCTGGTAACCGGAACAGTCAACCCCCGCAACGCAAAGGTACTGCGCAATATCTATGACCAGATGCCAGACCCCAAAGGCGTTATCGCCATCGGCGCATGCGGGCTTTCCGGCGGCATTTTCCGTGAGTGCTACAACGTACTCGGCGGCGTGGACAAGATCATCCCCGTTGATGTCTATGTTCCCGGCTGCCCGGCCAAACCCGAAGCTATCATCGACGGCGTGGTCACTGCCCTTGCCAAGTTCGAAAGCCTTAAAGGCTAAGCATTACGAGGGATAAAAACGTGATTGAAAATCAGATAGAAGTAACTCTGGAAGGACTTGTCGGCGCGGTGTCCAAAATGAAGAGTGACGGGCAGCGCCTGGTTACCTTTTCCTGCACCAATCTCGGTGACGGAACAGCCGACATCATCTATCACTTCGACAAGGACGAAGTTCTCACCAACCTGCGCCTGACCGTGGACATGGATAAACCTGTGCCTTCCGTCAGCGGCGTATACTTTGCGGCCCTGCTCATCGAAAACGAAATCCAGGACCAGTTCGACATCAAATTCGATGGGCTGGTACTCGATTTCGGCCGCAAGCTGTACCTTGACGATGAAATAACCATCATCCCCATGTGCAACAACACAAAGGCGATGACCGTAAAAAAATAACTCGTCTTCCCGGATGAAACCAAGACGATAACATCTATAGGGTAAATTATGGCACGTACCATCATACCTTTCGGTCCGCAGCATCCGGTTCTTCCGGAGCCGCTGCATGTTAAGCTTGTCGTGGAAGACGAGATCGTACAGGAAGCCATTCCAGCTCTCGGATACGTTCACAGGGGGCTGGAAAAACTCGCTGAAATCCGCGATTATCACCAGATGATCCAGATCGTGGAAAGGGTCTGCGGCATCTGCTCGAATATCCACTCAATGTGCTATTGCCAGGGCATCGAGGAAATAATGGGCGTGGAAGTTCCCGAAAGGGCACTCTACCTGCGCACCATCTGGTCCGAACTGCACCGCATGCACAGCCACCTGCTCTGGCTGGGCCTTTTTGCCGATGCATTCGGCTTTGAAGCCCTGTTCATGCAGTTCTGGCGTATCCGTGAGCGCATCATGGATATCAACGAAGCAACAACTGGAAGCCGCGTCATCACCTCGGTCAACGTTGTCGGCGGTGTCCGCCAGGATCTGACTCCCGAAATGTGTTCCTGGATTCTCTCCGAAGTCGCTACGGCTGAAAAAGAGATCAAGGAAATTCAGAACACCATTCTGAATGACTACACTGTCTGCAAAAGGACCAAGGGAATCGGCGTTCTGACTACGGAACAGGCCTATGACCTCGGTGCAGCAGGTCCCACCCTGCGCGGCAGCGGTGTCGCTTCCGATATGCGCCTGCTCAAATACGCAGCGTTTGATAAAATAGACTTCGAACCGGTTGTCGAAAACGACGGCGACTGCTGGTCCCGCTCCACAGTCCGCTTCCGCGAAACCCTGCAGTCAGTAGACCTGGTAAGACAGGCTATCGCAGGACTGCCCCAGGGCGATATTGCAGCAAAAGTCAAAGGCAACCCCGAAGGTGAGATCATAACCCGTGTGGAACAGCCCCGCGGTGAATGCCTCTACTACATCAAGGGTAGCGGCAAGAAATTCCTCGACAGGGTCCGCATCAGAACTCCCACGTTCGCGAACATTCCGCCGCTGCTGGCAATGCTTCCCAAATGCGAACTTGCAGATGTTCCGGTTATTATTCTGTCAATCGACCCGTGCATCAGTTGCACGGAACGCTAGGAGGCCGAGACATGCTTAACATGACTCCCACAGTGCTTAAAAACCTCCTGTCAAAGAGTTCCACACGCATGTACCCCGTGGAAAAGCGTGAACCCTTTGAACGCTACAGAGGAGAACTGTTCAACAATATTGACGAGTGCATCTTCTGCAAAAAATGCGAGATGAAATGCCCTTCACAGTGCATCACCGTCACCAAGGATAAAAACACCGGAACAGGCACCTGGGTATGTGACCCGTTTGCCTGCGTCTATTGCTCAATCTGCGTGGATCACTGCCCCACCGGCAGCCTGTACATGAAGCCGATACACCGCGCTCCCTCCGCAACGAGAGAAATGATTGAGCAGGAAGGAAAAGTTAAGGCTCCCAAAAAGAACGCCAAATAAACGTTTCCGGAATTTGTCTTGTACTGAAAAGCCCCGCAGCCGATGGCTGCGGGGCTTTTGTCTTACTTCTAGAGGAGCCGGGCTAAAGAGGCTTGCTTTGAGTGCTATATGACAGAAAAATATCTAGTTGCAAACTTCCGGCAGCCGTCTGAGACATTATCCCATATTTGCACAAGTACAGTTGAATCACCCCACCGGCTATACAAGACCGAACATTAAAATCATGCCAAAAAAGAATTTATACGACAGGAAGCATCACCAAACCATTCCGGCAGACATTCTGCGGTAAACCATGGAGTTTCAATGCGGCAGCAATGAAGCTTCATGGCTCCTTTGCCTCCACCGTACTTGGCGTCACCCAGAACAGGAAAGCCTCGGGAAGACAGCTGCACCCGGATCTGGTGCGTCCGGCCCGTATGGAGCTTTACAGCAAGAATCGAGGTGCCCGCTTCAACCTTGACAGGGGAGACCGAGCAAAGAGCTATCTTACCGGCCCCGGCATGGATCTTTTCATGACCGTCAGAGCCTGACTTCTCAAGCAGGTCTTCCAGTTCAACAGTCTCCTCATGCGGCCACTTTCCCTTAACTTTGGCAAGGTAGTATTTCCCGACAGCAGCATGGTCAGCAAAAAATTCGGACAGGTTCTTCTGCCCGGAATGGGATTTTCCGGCAAGAAGCACTCCGGATGTATCACGGTCCAGCCTGTGAGCCGGAGCGGGACGGTATGGGGAATCGGCAAACATGGATGCCAACCTTGCGGCCACACTGTCCGTATGCCCGGTCCCGCCTTGAGAGGGGAGCCCGGCAGGCTTGCAGACAGCCAGATAGTCATCGTCCTCGTACAGGATAGGCAGGGCCGGCAGTTTCAAAAAGGTCTCTTCCTGCGATTCATAAGGAGGAATGCGGACAACCTGCCCCTCGCGAACGAGGTCAAAAGGTTTGCACCGCCCTTTATCCACCCTCACGTTGCCCTTGCGTATCCAGCGCATGACCGCAGAACGGGGAACATGCCCGCCAACACGCCGCTCAAGAAACCGGACCAGCTTGAGCCCGGATTCCGCGGCCGTAACAGTCACAAATTCGGCTGACACACACGTCTCCGAATCATAACAGGGACGGCAGAAATGTTACCGTGGCAGGACACAGAAGCATGAGAACTGTAAGCGCCACATAAGCCAGCATGAAATAACTGACCCCGATGAAGACACGATCAATGGAAACATCCTCGGCCATTGAAGCTACTATGAAGGTGGTCACACCTACCGGAGGAGTTATGGCCCCCATTGTCGTCACAATGGTTATGAGCACACCGAACCACACGGGATCATAGCCCATGGCCGAAACTATGGGAAAGAAAATGGGAATGGTGATAAGCAGCAGTGCCAGAGCATCCATGACCATGCCGCCGATAACGTAGATGAAACAGATCAGCACTATAATGACAGTAGGCGGGATGGGCAGCCCGGCTACAAATTCGGCAGCTTCGAACGGGATGCGGGTCACGGCCAGAAAACGACCGAAAATGACCGCTCCAAGCATGACCACCATGATCATGCACGACACTTTGAGAGTATCGACCACAGCGGCATAAAACTTTTTGAAAGTCATTTTACCTGAAACCAGACTTATGAGCAGAGCAAAGGCGGAACCGGCTGCGCCGGCTTCCGTAGGTGTAAACCAGCCTGCAAACAGCCCCCCCATGACCAGAACGAAAAGGACGACCATTTCTATGGAGCCGGGCAGGGATGACAGCTTTTCTCTTAAGGTGGCTTCAGGTCCGGCAGGTCCCCAATCGGGATGCCTGAAGCACATGAAAGAGACGGTCAGAAGAAAAAGGCAGCAAAGCAGAATTCCCGGTACAACGCCGCCCATGAACAGTCTACCGATGGACTCGCCGGTCTGAAGGCCGATGATGATGAGGACAACGCTCGGAGGAATTACGACCCCCAGCGTAGCGCCTGCAGCTACCGATCCGGTGCTCAGGATCGGATTGTAGCGAAATTTTTTCATCTCAGGCAGGGCTACTGTGGACATGGTCGCCGCAGTTGCCGTGTTCGAGCCGCATATGGCCGCAAAACCGGCACAGGCCAGGACTGTTGCCATGGCTATACCGCCCCGGATGTGCCCCATCCAGGCATAGGCTGATTTGTACAGCCGCTCGTTTACCCCGGAATAGAAACATATCTGTCCCATGAAAATGAACAGAGGAATTACTGTAAGACCGTAGGAAGAAAATACGTTCCAGACCTCGGTCCCGATCATTCCGTAAGCGGCCTTCAGGTTGAGAACCTTGGCGAACCCGACAAAACCGATGATTCCCATGGCGAACCCCACAGGAATACGCAAAAAAAGAATTACTGCCAGCAGAGCGACAATACCGACTATACCTATAGTGACCAGTTCCATGATATCATTCGCCTCACGCCGGCTTGAGCGGTTCTTTTCCGCGCAGAATTCGTAAAATGTCCAGTATCAGGACAAAGGCCATGGACGCACATCCCAGTGCTACCGCAAAAACAAAAGGATAGAACCGAATCCCCAGAGTCTCGGACAGTTCTCCGAGATCAAGAAGAAACATGCCCCACTTTGCGGTTTCGTTGGCGCAGAAAATAAAAAAGACACAGGAAGCGCCCTCGGAGACTACATCCAGTACCCGACGGACCGGCTCGGGAAACCGGTTGAAAAGCAACCCCACGGCAATATGACTCCGGGTAAGCTGCGAAAATCCCAGCGAGAACCCGGCTGTCACCGCTCCCAGAAACCCCATCAATTCAAAAGTCCCTTTGACCGGGATATAAACCGCCCTTGAAACCATGTTTGCGCAGGCCAGGACTATCATTACAGTGAGTGCGGCACCGGCCACGGCTGCAAGGACCCGGCATATGAAAACTGCTGTCTTTTCCAGAATATCTATCATTGCCTTAATGGAAAATCTCCCCGCGTTTTAATCGCGGGGAGATTCTATGTCAGAATTGCCGATAAGGGACTATTTGCCCTCGTACTTCACACGGGAAGCCTCAACGTCGGAAAGCACCGCAGCACCGTTGATGCCTGCGGAAGAAGCCTTTTTCTTCCAATCTTCAATCAGGGGAAGGGTTTTTTCCTTTACCGCCTTCATATCAGCATCGGACATCCTTATAATCTCTATACCGTATTTTTCTTTGGACCAATCCAGGGAATCCTTCACATGCTGATCCATGTACTTTCCGGTCCATTCGGCCTGTTCACGGCCGAGGTCGTTGAAAACCTTTTTAACATCATCAGGGAGGGCATTCCATGCGTTCAGGTTCATGATGACGGCGAAAGGATATACCGCCGTGTTGGTTACGGTTTCATAGCGGCAGATTTCCGCGAAATTCAAATCCTTAAGTACATCAAAGGATGAAAACAATCCCTTGACCACACCTTTCTGCAGAGCTTCGGGAGTTGCGGACATGGGCATGGAAACAGGAGTAGCCCCGAGAGATTCAAGAATCTTGGAAAGAATGCCCGAAGCGCGGAGTTCCAAGCCCTTGAGGTCTTCAAGAGTACGCACGGGATCTTTGGTCATCAGGTTGGAAGGAGCCGAGGTGAACATGGTCAGCACCTTGAACCTTTTGAATTCAGAAGGTTTGTACTTTTCATACAGATCCCAGAGGGCGAGACTTGCAGAAGTTGAGGAAGTAAAACCGAGGGGAAGTTCAAAAACCGAACACAGAGGAAAAACACCGGGATGGTAGGCCAGACTGATACAACCGATATCGGCCTGTCCCTGCATAACTCCGCGCATGGTGTTCTTTGCTCCCAGCAGAGTCGAACCGGGATAAGTCTGCACCAGAACCTTGCCGTTGGTCCGCTTTTCGACTTCCTGCTTCCAACGTTCCATCTGGACGCACGGGAAGGTCTTCGGCGGCGGAAAGTTCGCATAGCTGAGGCTGATTTCGGCAGCCGAAGCCGAAGCAGTTGAACAAAGCACGGACACGCAGATTGCAAATACGGCCAACAGGCCGGTAAGTCTTCCGGTTCTGATCATGTTTCTCTCCCTCGTGAGGACTTGATTTTAATGTGATTCAGCGGTTCCGGAACAGGAACCGGCCCTGAAATGCTCATATAAATTAAGAAAGGCCTCCCGCACAAGTCCGGGAGGCCCTTTTCATCTATTTCCTGCCAAGGTTAAGTTCGTAGGCAATAACCAGAGTCTTCCTGAACTTTACTCCAAGCGAACCGGGATAAGTGTTCAGTATGCAGTAAAGCTCATCATCACCATCGTTGTCGATGTCGGCGATGCCGTAGGAGGTGATACTCCCCTTGATGCGGCGGGTTTTCCAGGCCAGACTCAGGCCGACTCCGTCCCAGTATTCAGACTGCAGTTCACCCTGAGCATAACTCTTGTAGTTGGAAAACACCTGCCCGGCCACAGAAAGGTCCTTGTTCAGCAGGACTTCTTTTTTGGTGGGGTCGGACAAAGTGGCCACGGTAACCGGCATGGGCAGAAAATAGTAGTTCTCCATTTTCTCCCTTGCATTCTCGTTGCCCATACCGGCAATCTTGGCCTGAACTTCAACCTTGACGTCAACGGAGTTGTACGAATCCTGGCTCTCGTAAAGAGGCTCCAGATTCTTGTCATACATATTTATCCGGCCGTACTTGTTGATGACCAGAACCTTGTAGTCGTCACCCTTCTGCGGCAGATAAGTAAGGTTGTATACGTTGGCGAAAGACGGAACGGTAAGGCTCTTGATGGGCACAAGCCTTCCGTCCGAAAAAGCGTACTCAACAAGGTCCTTGGAGTAGAACGTTCTGCTGGAGTCAACCCGCTGACCAACAATTGTTTCCGTAAAGTTGGGCGGAATCCTGATCACGGAAAGGAAGTTGCGATCCCTGTCCAAAAGAACTTTCGTGGTTCCACCCTTGAATGACAGGATGTACGAATAGGGCTGTCCCTTCATCATTACAGTCAGGACAACTTCCTTTACACCGTCCCTGTCCGTATCAATGGGAAAAATCCTCAATCCCGAAGAACGGCTGGGGTAGCTGTAGGACATCTGTTCCACAAGGCGCTCCCGGTCTATACGGAAGACCTTGATGTCTTTATCCGTAAGGACAACCACATCGTTTTTACCGTCTCCGGTAACATCGGCAACGAATCCGCCAAGGTTGACAACCTTGACACTCTGACTGCGCCAGCGTCCGGGAGTATCAGTTCCACCCTGATAGCGGAACTGCGGGTTGATGGTGCTTTCGACCACCTTCCCAGCGGTTGAGGCACTCAGGAATTCGGGGTTGACCGGGCTTGACGGGCGGGCATCCTCACGGGCCTTCTCTTCCTCGGTCTGCTTTCTGCTGCCGGGTTTCTCAAAAAGTTTACCCTTGATCTCCTTGGCCATATCGTCCAAGGCCGGGATAAGTTCGGAAATGGTCGTCTTGGCGCTCTGCGGCCAGGACTTTCCGTCCTTGTCCACCATACGCAGGTCAATGGAAGCATCTTTGCCCATTATGGTGATTGATCCGAGCGCAAGATAATCCGTGCCCAGACGCTGAGCACTCTTGATTTCATCAATTGCGGATTTAGGCCGATCGCTTTCCTTCAGGTCCCTGGCACCGGCAACAGGTTCGAAATGTCCTGTCCAGTTCAGCCTGGATATAAGCATGGTCTGGATACCGCGGCTGAGATATTTGTATTGTTCCGGCCCGTTAACTTCAAAGGGGTAAACAGCGTAGGTACGGGCTTCAGCGGCAAATGACGCTGTTGCGGCAAAAAACGACAGTACAACCA
This window harbors:
- a CDS encoding 4Fe-4S dicluster domain-containing protein, which translates into the protein MLNMTPTVLKNLLSKSSTRMYPVEKREPFERYRGELFNNIDECIFCKKCEMKCPSQCITVTKDKNTGTGTWVCDPFACVYCSICVDHCPTGSLYMKPIHRAPSATREMIEQEGKVKAPKKNAK
- a CDS encoding TRAP transporter substrate-binding protein; translation: MIRTGRLTGLLAVFAICVSVLCSTASASAAEISLSYANFPPPKTFPCVQMERWKQEVEKRTNGKVLVQTYPGSTLLGAKNTMRGVMQGQADIGCISLAYHPGVFPLCSVFELPLGFTSSTSASLALWDLYEKYKPSEFKRFKVLTMFTSAPSNLMTKDPVRTLEDLKGLELRASGILSKILESLGATPVSMPMSATPEALQKGVVKGLFSSFDVLKDLNFAEICRYETVTNTAVYPFAVIMNLNAWNALPDDVKKVFNDLGREQAEWTGKYMDQHVKDSLDWSKEKYGIEIIRMSDADMKAVKEKTLPLIEDWKKKASSAGINGAAVLSDVEASRVKYEGK
- a CDS encoding proton-conducting transporter membrane subunit, which codes for MLPMMLVLAILLPLVAAIGCYFLRVSAIRSLIVLATGVCLAVVSLALLGQGSFTYSPGTIVGISWDSLVTLADFALLFVMLYYAFKLKNQLIKVFVILQIIPLAAFELFIVDHAVETPAIFADSLSLIMVAVISVIGSLICIFAIPYMKEHEEHLHLVKSRQPQFFFYLVLFLGAMNGLVLSNNILWLYFFFEVTTFCSFMLIGHDQTAIAVKNATRALWMNALGGVAFVFGMIWAYSVTGSLDLQVIIHSGPMGGAMIGALSLLCLAGFTKAAQAPFQSWLLGAMVAPTPVSALLHSSTMVKAGVYIVLRLAPAYAGTFLSQGVALCGAFTFLACAAIAISQSNGKKILAYSTISNLGLIICCAGLNSPWALTAAIILIIFHAASKALLFLCVGTIEHGIGSRDVEDMHGLYLKMPRTAVITIIGVLTMLLPPFGVLLGKWMAIESASGDMFVITMLALGSAVSLVFWARWAGILLTAPLRDKVPAENQNILTKVTLTALAGIAVVLSLFSPVIYTSLIEPMIGKTFDITIGVFASPMGVFAVYPIFVILAAAFIYSWIETKKAANAKSSQTYMCGANVSDPKEQAFIGPMNGPVTIKAGNYYMKEFFGEEKLTLWVNFTALALIVLMMGGAL
- a CDS encoding TRAP transporter small permease; its protein translation is MIDILEKTAVFICRVLAAVAGAALTVMIVLACANMVSRAVYIPVKGTFELMGFLGAVTAGFSLGFSQLTRSHIAVGLLFNRFPEPVRRVLDVVSEGASCVFFIFCANETAKWGMFLLDLGELSETLGIRFYPFVFAVALGCASMAFVLILDILRILRGKEPLKPA
- a CDS encoding complex I subunit 1 family protein, producing the protein MKTLILMIIGIVIAPILGGLISGIDRRVTARLQSRFGPPILQPFYDVAKLFGKDKVINNFWQVFCAWIYLIAAALSVGLLFAQSDLLLVFFVQAIGAVFLVMGGLSTPSPYSQVGAQRELIQVLTYEPLIILVFASIFMVTGSFRIDAILAYKQPLLVQLPLMFVVIGYALTIKLRKSPFDFSTSHHGHQELVKGLLTEFSGPYLGLVELGHWYETIFILGICALFWHTSLVGCVLLLASTYFAELIIDNTMARMTWRWMLKYVWSIGLAMSFVNLIWLYAG
- a CDS encoding NADH-quinone oxidoreductase subunit B family protein, with protein sequence MFKKFIENSRAKSPWIMHFDCGSCNGCDIEVLACLTPLYDVERFGIVNVGNPKHADVLLVTGTVNPRNAKVLRNIYDQMPDPKGVIAIGACGLSGGIFRECYNVLGGVDKIIPVDVYVPGCPAKPEAIIDGVVTALAKFESLKG
- a CDS encoding nickel-dependent hydrogenase large subunit — encoded protein: MARTIIPFGPQHPVLPEPLHVKLVVEDEIVQEAIPALGYVHRGLEKLAEIRDYHQMIQIVERVCGICSNIHSMCYCQGIEEIMGVEVPERALYLRTIWSELHRMHSHLLWLGLFADAFGFEALFMQFWRIRERIMDINEATTGSRVITSVNVVGGVRQDLTPEMCSWILSEVATAEKEIKEIQNTILNDYTVCKRTKGIGVLTTEQAYDLGAAGPTLRGSGVASDMRLLKYAAFDKIDFEPVVENDGDCWSRSTVRFRETLQSVDLVRQAIAGLPQGDIAAKVKGNPEGEIITRVEQPRGECLYYIKGSGKKFLDRVRIRTPTFANIPPLLAMLPKCELADVPVIILSIDPCISCTER
- a CDS encoding TRAP transporter large permease codes for the protein MELVTIGIVGIVALLAVILFLRIPVGFAMGIIGFVGFAKVLNLKAAYGMIGTEVWNVFSSYGLTVIPLFIFMGQICFYSGVNERLYKSAYAWMGHIRGGIAMATVLACAGFAAICGSNTATAATMSTVALPEMKKFRYNPILSTGSVAAGATLGVVIPPSVVLIIIGLQTGESIGRLFMGGVVPGILLCCLFLLTVSFMCFRHPDWGPAGPEATLREKLSSLPGSIEMVVLFVLVMGGLFAGWFTPTEAGAAGSAFALLISLVSGKMTFKKFYAAVVDTLKVSCMIMVVMLGAVIFGRFLAVTRIPFEAAEFVAGLPIPPTVIIVLICFIYVIGGMVMDALALLLITIPIFFPIVSAMGYDPVWFGVLITIVTTMGAITPPVGVTTFIVASMAEDVSIDRVFIGVSYFMLAYVALTVLMLLCPATVTFLPSLL
- a CDS encoding VCBS repeat-containing protein, with protein sequence MVVLSFFAATASFAAEARTYAVYPFEVNGPEQYKYLSRGIQTMLISRLNWTGHFEPVAGARDLKESDRPKSAIDEIKSAQRLGTDYLALGSITIMGKDASIDLRMVDKDGKSWPQSAKTTISELIPALDDMAKEIKGKLFEKPGSRKQTEEEKAREDARPSSPVNPEFLSASTAGKVVESTINPQFRYQGGTDTPGRWRSQSVKVVNLGGFVADVTGDGKNDVVVLTDKDIKVFRIDRERLVEQMSYSYPSRSSGLRIFPIDTDRDGVKEVVLTVMMKGQPYSYILSFKGGTTKVLLDRDRNFLSVIRIPPNFTETIVGQRVDSSRTFYSKDLVEYAFSDGRLVPIKSLTVPSFANVYNLTYLPQKGDDYKVLVINKYGRINMYDKNLEPLYESQDSYNSVDVKVEVQAKIAGMGNENAREKMENYYFLPMPVTVATLSDPTKKEVLLNKDLSVAGQVFSNYKSYAQGELQSEYWDGVGLSLAWKTRRIKGSITSYGIADIDNDGDDELYCILNTYPGSLGVKFRKTLVIAYELNLGRK
- a CDS encoding RluA family pseudouridine synthase, which gives rise to MSAEFVTVTAAESGLKLVRFLERRVGGHVPRSAVMRWIRKGNVRVDKGRCKPFDLVREGQVVRIPPYESQEETFLKLPALPILYEDDDYLAVCKPAGLPSQGGTGHTDSVAARLASMFADSPYRPAPAHRLDRDTSGVLLAGKSHSGQKNLSEFFADHAAVGKYYLAKVKGKWPHEETVELEDLLEKSGSDGHEKIHAGAGKIALCSVSPVKVEAGTSILAVKLHTGRTHQIRVQLSSRGFPVLGDAKYGGGKGAMKLHCCRIETPWFTAECLPEWFGDASCRINSFLA
- a CDS encoding NADH-quinone oxidoreductase subunit C; amino-acid sequence: MIENQIEVTLEGLVGAVSKMKSDGQRLVTFSCTNLGDGTADIIYHFDKDEVLTNLRLTVDMDKPVPSVSGVYFAALLIENEIQDQFDIKFDGLVLDFGRKLYLDDEITIIPMCNNTKAMTVKK